The genomic stretch GTGAAAATAATGATTGATGATCCGGATTTGGACCCCGAAGTTCAACAAGGTTTGGCCGATTGTAAGGAGACGTTATTGGACGCGGAAGGTCAACTTGAAGATAGTATCGCTGCGATTTTGTCAAACACAAAAAATGATATTCAATTATGGTTGCAAGCAGCATTGGCTGCAATTGATACATGTGATGCTTCAATTCCTGGTGATGATGATATTCTCTCTAAAAGAAGTGTAGCATTTCGTGAATTGTGCAACATTGCTGTTGCCATTAGTAAGAATTTGGGCACTGATGATCAAGCCTAAATTACATTATAATATTAGTATCATtgccttttctttttgttgtgttttaaaaattacaaatgtGAGATTTATTCAACATTGAAGTTTTGAATTCTAATTGAGAGTAGAAATAAAAAAGTATTATACCATATT from Vicia villosa cultivar HV-30 ecotype Madison, WI unplaced genomic scaffold, Vvil1.0 ctg.000628F_1_1_3, whole genome shotgun sequence encodes the following:
- the LOC131629987 gene encoding uncharacterized protein LOC131629987; the encoded protein is MEVSKYLSLFAIYIILLHNLITFAQGNDQINKVCEKTPNKDLCTQILTSDPLSEFATMPDLAMISLRVAASNATGILTDVKIMIDDPDLDPEVQQGLADCKETLLDAEGQLEDSIAAILSNTKNDIQLWLQAALAAIDTCDASIPGDDDILSKRSVAFRELCNIAVAISKNLGTDDQA